One region of Mangifera indica cultivar Alphonso chromosome 3, CATAS_Mindica_2.1, whole genome shotgun sequence genomic DNA includes:
- the LOC123210715 gene encoding probable WRKY transcription factor 48: MEKKGDDNSIVSMANSTFSDDNPAASAFALPSIFDMSCEGDYKWGFMDLLSVHNQDFGCGVSLFDSLKYPPINLQPLQEQQHQYQQQQPLLLSASTVPESSEVLNNPATPNSSSISSSSNEGTNNEDQTTTTTTTTTTNNNNNNKGGDEEEQDQDKTKKQLKPKKKNQKRQREPRFAFMTKSEVDHLDDGYRWRKYGQKAVKNSPHPRSYYRCTSAGCGVKKRVERSSDDQTIVVTTYEGQHTHPSPITPRGNIGFMASDSTPFGVTSASSFVVPQPQYLLNQHHPFIYTSSPSLSITSTTTTFNNDPSFSSFINQERRITTPSPASLLRDRGLLQDIVPSQKGSEANEN; the protein is encoded by the exons ATGGAGAAGAAAGGTGATGATAATAGTATTGTTTCCATGGCAAATTCGACATTTTCCGATGACAATCCGGCTGCAAGTGCTTTTGCTTTACCAAGCATCTTTGACATGTCATGTGAGGGAGATTATAAGTGGGGGTTCATGGATTTGCTCAGTGTCCATAACCAAGATTTTGGTTGTGGTGTTTCTTTATTCGATTCTTTAAAATACCCACCGATTAATTTGCAGCCACTGCAAGAACAGCAGCACCAATACCAGCAACAGCAGCCACTCCTTTTATCGGCCTCCACTGTACCCGAATCTTCGGAGGTTTTGAACAATCCAGCTACCCCTAACTCTTCATCCATCTCTTCTTCATCAAACGAAGGTACTAATAATGAAGACCaaactactactactactactactactactactaataataataataataataaaggtgGGGATGAAGAAGAACAGGATCAAGATAAGACTAAGAAACA GTTgaaacccaaaaagaaaaatcaaaaaaggCAGAGAGAGCCGAGATTTGCGTTCATGACGAAGAGCGAGGTTGATCACTTAGATGATGGATACAGATGGAGAAAGTACGGCCAAAAAGCAGTGAAAAACAGCCCTCATCCAAG AAGCTACTATCGTTGCACCAGTGCAGGTTGTGGTGTGAAAAAGAGAGTAGAGAGATCGTCAGACGATCAAACCATCGTCGTTACAACTTATGAAGGTCAACACACACACCCTAGTCCAATAACGCCCAGAGGAAATATTGGGTTTATGGCTTCAGATTCAACCCCTTTTGGGGTTACTTCAGCTTCGTCTTTCGTCGTTCCTCAGCCTCAATATCTTCTAAATCAACATCATCCCTTTATATATACCTCTTCACCGTCTCTCAGCATTACCTCTACTACTACTACTTTCAATAATGATCCTTCATTTTCCAGCTTTATTAATCAAGAGAGACGAATTACTACTCCTTCACCAGCTTCATTGCTCAGAGACCGCGGGCTTCTTCAGGACATAGTGCCATCACAGAAGGGCAGTGAGGCAAATGAGaattag